From the genome of Candidatus Hydrogenedentota bacterium:
AGACGAAGTGATCGCATTGCCCAATTAACGCTGCTGAAAGCGAGAAGTCTTCGGTATCAACCGTGCAGGCGGCCGCCCCGATCATCCCAGCGATAGATTCCTTCACGTCACGCTCTTTATCTCCACCGAAAACCAGGATGCGCGCTGCTGTCTTCTTCAGCAATTGTGCTCCGAGTTCGCCGAATCGCTCCGCAGGCCACCGCTTGTGCTCGTGATTCTTTCTCGTGCTGCCGCCGGGATGGAATCCAATCAACGGTCTTGTTCTGGCAAGTCCGCGTTCATCCAACCATGCGTTGGCCCTGCGCGCATGGGGATCCGGTATGCGGAGCCGTAGGTTCTCCACCGAGCTGCGCTGACCGGCAAGCAATTCGGCGAGTCGCAGGTTCTCTTCGATGTTCGTGAGCGAATCATCCTCATGCACCAAGCGGTTCTGGAGCCAATTCAGGCAAACGAAGCCGAGGTGGTTATAGCGGTGCCCCAAGCGCACCTTCGCGCAGGATAGCCGCGCAATCAGGTTGTACTCGGGCCTGTTGGCCGGGTAGGCCAGAATACAGGCGTCAAACCGCCGCTTTCGAAGACCCAGGACAA
Proteins encoded in this window:
- a CDS encoding glycosyltransferase family 9 protein: MMRILIFSLPGIGDTLLFLPALRVLRKAMPGAHITVVTMFEGSRAVVELAGDADEAVNFEFWRNGAWQALRFVLGLRKRRFDACILAYPANRPEYNLIARLSCAKVRLGHRYNHLGFVCLNWLQNRLVHEDDSLTNIEENLRLAELLAGQRSSVENLRLRIPDPHARRANAWLDERGLARTRPLIGFHPGGSTRKNHEHKRWPAERFGELGAQLLKKTAARILVFGGDKERDVKESIAGMIGAAACTVDTEDFSLSAALIGQCDHFVSNDTALLHLAAFLGVPATGIFGPTNAAWVRVPGAWRQEATLGLPCQPCFYYSPRHLRCAQGDFQCLSGLSTGHVLDLLLQALESEKPLTSREQYGTK